A portion of the Adhaeribacter radiodurans genome contains these proteins:
- a CDS encoding PKD domain-containing protein produces MSLIKRLPLFLLAATLLLESCETKDKTTNPKPTVITANAGTDQAVNTGQVITLTGSTANNNENNTVTYSWTFLRKPTNSQVTLTGANTVNPSFIPDLPGEYELELTITAGDVTAKDKVLVSVTFAPIVLTDIEAVTVLEDRTPDPNAADYYVNDDINVDADLTIKPGVVIAFAEDALMFVNENAAFVAKGEANKKVKFTGKLANRGHWAGILIYSTNSLNEISQAEVLYAGSEEIISGVRAAITLADRARLTINNTTIAESGANGMFLNEGSLLVAFANNTFKNNAAAPLVTYAANVPKLDATSVFSSNNGKNVIEVQRSIIEGAAEITWPAFNDNTPYRFVEFIGVETGWKLMPGVTIEVADDTYFDISAGYLKAIGTAERKITFTGVTKATGAWNGIIIYPRSANNIMENVQISYAGGDGISGIKAAVTVTHGGSLSIRKSTINNSGGYGIHVNGDDVTVNADVETVNTFTNNTQGKVYYNH; encoded by the coding sequence ATGTCATTGATTAAAAGATTACCCTTGTTTTTATTAGCGGCAACTCTTTTATTAGAGTCCTGCGAGACGAAAGATAAAACTACCAATCCTAAGCCTACGGTAATTACCGCAAATGCCGGCACCGACCAGGCTGTAAATACAGGTCAAGTAATAACCTTAACGGGGAGCACCGCCAATAATAATGAAAACAACACGGTAACGTATTCCTGGACCTTTTTACGGAAACCCACCAACAGCCAGGTAACTCTTACTGGCGCCAACACGGTTAATCCTAGCTTCATCCCCGATTTACCAGGAGAATACGAACTTGAATTAACAATAACGGCCGGAGATGTTACTGCCAAAGATAAAGTACTGGTTTCAGTTACTTTTGCGCCAATCGTTCTTACTGATATTGAGGCCGTAACCGTTTTGGAAGATCGCACGCCTGATCCGAACGCAGCTGATTATTACGTAAATGATGATATTAACGTAGACGCCGACCTGACGATTAAACCAGGAGTAGTAATAGCCTTTGCCGAGGATGCTCTTATGTTTGTAAACGAAAATGCCGCCTTCGTAGCTAAAGGAGAGGCGAACAAGAAAGTAAAATTTACCGGTAAACTAGCCAACCGGGGCCATTGGGCGGGTATTTTAATTTACTCTACCAATAGTTTAAATGAAATTTCTCAGGCGGAAGTTTTATATGCCGGTAGCGAAGAAATAATAAGCGGAGTAAGAGCCGCCATAACCTTAGCCGACCGGGCCCGCCTAACCATAAACAACACTACTATCGCCGAAAGTGGGGCCAACGGTATGTTCCTGAACGAAGGTTCTTTGCTGGTAGCTTTTGCTAATAATACTTTTAAAAATAATGCCGCCGCTCCGTTGGTTACCTATGCTGCCAACGTGCCTAAACTAGATGCCACATCGGTTTTTAGCAGCAACAATGGCAAAAACGTAATCGAAGTGCAACGCTCCATCATAGAGGGCGCCGCTGAAATTACCTGGCCAGCTTTTAACGATAACACGCCTTACCGTTTTGTGGAGTTTATAGGGGTAGAAACCGGCTGGAAACTAATGCCAGGGGTAACGATTGAAGTAGCCGACGATACTTATTTTGATATTAGCGCTGGCTATTTAAAAGCAATAGGTACTGCTGAAAGAAAAATTACTTTTACCGGAGTAACAAAAGCCACGGGTGCCTGGAATGGAATAATTATTTACCCCAGAAGTGCTAATAATATAATGGAGAATGTACAAATTAGTTATGCTGGTGGTGACGGAATTAGTGGAATAAAAGCAGCCGTTACAGTAACCCATGGTGGTAGCCTATCTATCCGGAAATCCACCATTAATAATAGCGGCGGCTACGGAATTCATGTAAACGGCGACGATGTTACGGTAAATGCCGATGTAGAAACTGTTAACACCTTCACCAACAATACTCAAGGCAAAGTATACTATAACCACTAA
- a CDS encoding response regulator — protein MSSVKLAIIDDHQVVINGMLAMFADSAEVNIAFTTTSSQELLQYLQHEQPDIIILDIQMPEVNGVDLTKQILKQHRQVKIIAFSSFAESQYVKQVLRNGASGYLLKNANLATLLKAIKAVNRGEEFIDEAIKNILLQESITGQRRSLFEIPLTKREKEILKLIAEENSNQEIADKLFLSLRTVETHRFNLTQKLGAKNTVSLVKEAIKRGLID, from the coding sequence ATGAGCAGCGTTAAACTAGCCATTATAGACGATCACCAGGTGGTAATAAATGGAATGTTGGCCATGTTTGCTGATTCGGCTGAAGTAAATATTGCTTTTACAACTACTTCTAGTCAGGAATTGCTGCAGTATTTGCAGCACGAGCAACCCGATATAATTATTCTGGATATTCAGATGCCGGAAGTAAATGGGGTAGATTTAACCAAACAAATTCTGAAGCAACACCGGCAGGTAAAAATAATTGCCTTTAGCAGTTTTGCCGAATCGCAATACGTAAAACAAGTTTTGCGCAACGGCGCTTCCGGTTATTTACTAAAAAATGCCAATTTAGCAACTCTGTTGAAAGCTATAAAAGCAGTAAACCGGGGTGAAGAATTTATAGATGAGGCAATAAAAAATATACTGTTACAGGAAAGCATCACTGGCCAACGACGGTCTTTATTCGAAATTCCGCTTACGAAAAGGGAAAAAGAAATTTTAAAACTTATTGCCGAAGAAAACAGCAATCAGGAGATAGCCGATAAGCTTTTTCTGAGCTTACGTACTGTAGAAACCCACCGGTTTAACCTAACTCAAAAACTTGGAGCCAAAAACACGGTTTCGCTGGTAAAAGAAGCTATAAAAAGAGGCTTGATAGATTAA
- a CDS encoding aminotransferase class IV: MSSSPNLYVYHHGEIILLQDAFLHISDLAVQRGYGIFDFFKIQNNVPLFLDDYLARFYESARLMDLSVPFAPAELKKVLYQLMEKNQIPESGIKMVLTGGYSEDGFTPAAPNLIITQQPVSLPPAEVVEQGIKIITYSFVRELAQAKTINYTTGIRLMKEVKAQNATDVLYHHNNVITEFPRCNFFIITQDNQVRTPGEDVLKGITRKNVLELAAKKYPTEAGAITLTDLAQAKEAFLTSTTKRIIPIVQVNDQLISNGKPGSVTLDLLQDLAALENQQAMLNVL; this comes from the coding sequence ATGTCCTCCAGCCCTAACCTGTACGTTTACCACCACGGCGAAATAATTTTACTGCAAGATGCTTTTTTGCACATTAGCGATTTGGCGGTGCAACGTGGCTACGGGATTTTTGATTTTTTTAAAATTCAAAACAACGTGCCTTTATTTCTGGATGATTACTTGGCGCGTTTTTATGAATCGGCTAGGCTCATGGATTTATCGGTACCTTTTGCGCCGGCAGAGCTTAAAAAAGTGCTGTATCAGTTAATGGAGAAGAATCAAATACCAGAATCGGGCATTAAAATGGTTCTCACGGGTGGTTATTCTGAAGATGGTTTCACCCCGGCTGCTCCTAATCTGATTATTACCCAGCAACCCGTTTCTCTGCCCCCCGCAGAAGTGGTAGAGCAAGGCATTAAAATTATTACATATTCCTTCGTCCGGGAATTGGCGCAGGCTAAAACCATTAATTATACCACCGGCATCCGGCTAATGAAAGAGGTAAAAGCCCAAAATGCTACGGATGTTTTATACCACCACAACAATGTAATAACCGAGTTTCCGCGCTGTAATTTCTTTATTATAACCCAAGATAACCAGGTACGCACCCCGGGGGAGGATGTGCTGAAAGGTATAACTCGTAAAAATGTACTGGAACTCGCCGCTAAAAAATACCCCACTGAAGCAGGAGCCATAACCCTCACCGATCTCGCCCAAGCCAAAGAAGCTTTCCTGACCAGTACTACTAAACGCATTATCCCTATTGTGCAGGTAAACGACCAGTTGATTAGTAATGGCAAACCCGGTTCTGTAACACTTGATTTGCTACAAGATTTAGCAGCTTTAGAAAATCAACAGGCAATGCTAAACGTTCTATAA